A single genomic interval of Nostoc commune NIES-4072 harbors:
- a CDS encoding DUF5615 family PIN-like protein: protein MKFLADENLDRQIVERLRLDGHETLYVVEMEPGIPDDEVLNLANNEGAILLTSDKDFGELVFRLRRIATGVVLIRLFGLSANDRAEIVANAINQHADELLGAFTVISRTYAHSTNSRRSWRLGGSRN, encoded by the coding sequence TTGAAGTTTTTAGCGGATGAAAATTTAGATAGGCAAATCGTTGAACGTCTACGGCTTGATGGTCACGAAACTTTGTATGTTGTGGAAATGGAACCAGGAATTCCTGACGATGAAGTTTTGAATTTGGCTAACAATGAAGGTGCAATTCTATTGACATCAGATAAGGATTTTGGTGAGTTAGTTTTTCGTTTGCGCCGAATTGCAACAGGTGTTGTGTTAATTCGGTTATTCGGTTTATCTGCAAATGATAGAGCAGAAATTGTTGCCAATGCCATTAATCAACATGCAGATGAATTATTAGGAGCTTTTACTGTTATTTCTAGGACTTACGCACACTCTACGAATTCTCGGCGCTCTTGGCGTCTTGGCGGTTCGAGAAATTAA
- a CDS encoding DUF433 domain-containing protein, translating into MQKIVSDPKIMMGKPVISGTRITVELILEKLAAGETPEQMLEAHPRLTDEGIKAALAFAAQALRYDVVYPTIEKAS; encoded by the coding sequence ATGCAAAAAATCGTATCCGATCCAAAAATAATGATGGGCAAACCTGTCATTTCAGGAACTCGTATTACAGTTGAGTTAATTCTTGAAAAACTTGCTGCGGGTGAAACACCTGAGCAAATGCTCGAAGCGCATCCACGACTTACCGATGAAGGGATTAAAGCAGCTTTGGCATTTGCGGCTCAAGCTTTAAGGTATGATGTGGTTTATCCAACGATTGAGAAAGCTTCTTGA
- a CDS encoding Uma2 family endonuclease: protein MYATVTQPLTFEEFLAWDDGSGREFELLDGIPVPLSEPNANHEDLIERLCSYLENHCQENDLPYVSRQSKQVRLKTAPTEKEKSRKADIVIFARVEWQRMKTSSSSAAAYIPPPGIIEVVSNNWKDDYLTKLAEYEDLGVFEYIIVDYAAFGGIRFIGSPKQPTITIYQLEDGEYLPPKVFRGQDRIDSRLFPNIPLTAEQIFAMSR from the coding sequence ATGTATGCAACCGTCACACAACCACTGACTTTTGAAGAGTTTCTTGCCTGGGATGATGGTTCAGGCAGAGAATTTGAGCTATTGGATGGAATTCCTGTGCCATTATCAGAACCAAATGCAAATCATGAGGATTTGATCGAGCGACTGTGTAGCTACTTAGAAAATCACTGCCAAGAAAATGACCTGCCTTATGTGTCGCGTCAGTCCAAGCAAGTTCGGCTCAAAACAGCACCAACAGAAAAAGAAAAAAGCCGGAAAGCAGATATTGTCATATTTGCAAGAGTTGAATGGCAGAGAATGAAAACTAGCTCTAGTTCTGCTGCTGCATATATTCCACCACCCGGAATCATTGAAGTCGTTAGCAACAACTGGAAGGACGACTATCTGACAAAACTTGCTGAATATGAGGACTTGGGCGTTTTCGAGTACATCATTGTGGACTATGCTGCTTTTGGTGGCATTCGGTTTATTGGCTCTCCTAAACAGCCAACCATTACAATCTACCAACTTGAAGATGGAGAGTATTTACCCCCAAAGGTGTTTCGAGGGCAGGATCGAATTGATTCTAGATTGTTTCCGAATATTCCCTTAACGGCTGAACAGATTTTTGCAATGAGTCGCTGA